The stretch of DNA GATGCTGAGGCTGCGGCCCTGGCTCGGCGCCGCGGCGCCCATCTCCTCGAGACCGAAGCAGATCGCGGCCATACCCGGGCTGTGATGGCAGCGGCCAGCATTCTCGCCGCGGAAGGGGCCGAAGGCATGCTGGTGCTGCCGGCTGATGTGCCCCTGGTCACACCTGACGAGATTGGCGAGATAGTAGCGGCGCGGCCGCCTTCGCCCTCCTTTACGATCGTGCCGGCCCATGACGGCAATGGCAGCAACGCAATTCTGTCCATGCCGCCGAATGCTGTGCCGCTGGCCTTTGGCGACAATAGCTTCGCCGAACATTGCCGGCGGGCGCGGGAACGTGGCATCGATCCGCGCATCATGATCAGCCCCGGATTGGCCCTTGATATAGACCATCCCGTCGATCTCGACCGATTTATGGCGCGCGGGGGCGATACCGCCACGCACGGGGTTGTCCGCGCAGCCATGGCCGGTCAATATCAAGACCTTACGACGCGGAGCGCCGTCTGATGAGCGAACTCGCCCGGCTTGATCGCATCCTCGCGGCCGGCGATCTGCCTGCCGCCGAGGACGCCCTCAGCCTTGCGGATATCGCGGATGTCGAGAGCCTGATGAGACGCGCGGCCTGCCTGCGCGATGAAGGCCACCGGGATCGCGTCAGCTATTCCCGCAAAGTCTTCATTCCGCTGACCCAGCTGTGCCGTGATACCTGCCATTATTGCACTTTTGCCAAGGCACCGCGCCGGATCGACGCGCCCTATTTGCTGCCCGAGGCCGTCCTGGCCATTGCCCGGGCCGGGGCACGCGCCGGCTGCCACGAGGCCCTGTTCACCCTCGGCGACAAGCCGGAGCTGCGCTACCGGGTTGCGCGCGAGGCGCTCAACGCCCTGGGCCACGAGACCACCCTCTCCTATCTCGCGGAAATGGCGCGCCTAGTTGCCAAGGAGACCGGCCTTCTGCCGCATCTCAATCCCGGCGTGCTCTCACCAGCGGAGATTGCCAGCCTGCGGAAAGTGTCCGTATCCCAAGGCATTATGCTCGAAACGAGCGCGCAGAGACTGAGCGAGCGCGGCGGACCTCATTTCGGCTCGCCCGACAAGCACCCTGCAATCCGGCTGGCCACCATAGAAGCGGCCGGCAAGGCGCAAGTACCCTTCACCTCGGGCATTCTGATTGGCATCGGCGAGACGAGGCGGGAGCGGATCGAGGCACTTCTTGCATTGCGCGAGCTGCACGAGCGCTACGGACACTTGCAGGAAATCATCATCCAGAATTTCCGCGCCAAGCCCGGCACGCGCATGGCCGCAGCGCCCGAGCCCTCTTTCGCAGACCATTTGTGGACCATCGCCGTTGCGCGCATCCTGTTCGGCCCGGCGATGAACATCCAGGCCCCGCCCAATCTCAGCGCCGGCGCGCTCGAGCAGCAGATCGCCGCCGGCATCAATGACTGGGGTGGTGTATCACCGGTCACGCCGGACCATGTGAACCCCGAAGCGCCATGGCCGGAAATCACCAGGCTTGGCGAGGCAACCGCCGCTGCCGGCAAGGTGCTCACCGAGCGCCTCGCCATCTATCCCGATTATGTGCGCAATGCCACGCGCTGGCTCGACCCGGTGATGGCAACCCCCACCCTGCGCCAGGCGGATGCGGAGGGCTT from Rhodoligotrophos sp. CJ14 encodes:
- the cofC gene encoding 2-phospho-L-lactate guanylyltransferase, with amino-acid sequence MNADRAIFRRSQRNGIWAVVPIKALGQAKQRLSGRYSAEFRRRLVLAMADDVLAALAAVKTLAGIIIVTRDAEAAALARRRGAHLLETEADRGHTRAVMAAASILAAEGAEGMLVLPADVPLVTPDEIGEIVAARPPSPSFTIVPAHDGNGSNAILSMPPNAVPLAFGDNSFAEHCRRARERGIDPRIMISPGLALDIDHPVDLDRFMARGGDTATHGVVRAAMAGQYQDLTTRSAV